The Lucilia cuprina isolate Lc7/37 chromosome 5, ASM2204524v1, whole genome shotgun sequence genome includes a window with the following:
- the LOC111682676 gene encoding uncharacterized protein LOC111682676 has protein sequence MAILLVHLRRLILLISIVYLSGAFVRKLLTDSRHAYLMHMNGKTFWAKHLHFQWWAYIYTCYAYVVLVNYVNMRRFTNMLEIFLT, from the coding sequence ATGGCCATACTCCTTGTGCACTTGCGACGCTTAATACTTTTAATCAGTATCGTTTATTTGAGTGGCGCCTTTGTAAGGAAACTGCTGACCGATTCACGTCACGCCTACTTAATGCATATGAATGGCAAAACATTTTGGGCGAAACATTTGCATTTTCAGTGGTGGGCCTACATTTACACGTGTTATGCTTATGTGGTGCTGGTGAACTATGTGAATATGAGACGTTTTACCAATATGCTTGAAATATTTCTCACTTGA